One window from the genome of Macaca fascicularis isolate 582-1 chromosome 7, T2T-MFA8v1.1 encodes:
- the PEX11A gene encoding peroxisomal membrane protein 11A isoform X1: MDAFIRFTNQTQGRDRLFRATQYTCMLLRYLLEPKAGKKKVVMKLKKLESSVSTGRKWFRLGNVVHAIQATEQSIHATDLVPRLCLTLANLNRVIYFICDTILWVRSVGLTSGINKEKWRTRAAHHYCFSLLLSLVRDLYEISLQMKRVTRDRAKKEKSASQDSLGYSVAAEETEWLQSFLLLLFRSLKQHPPLLLDTVKNLCDILNPLDQLGIYKSNPGITGLGGLVSSIAGMITVAYPQMKLKTR; encoded by the exons ATGGACGCCTTCATCCGCTTCACCAACCAGACCCAGGGCCGGGACCGACTCTTCAG aGCCACTCAGTACACATGCATGTTGCTTAGATATTTGTTAGAGCCTAAAGCTGGCAAAAAGAAGGTGGTAATGAAGCTCAAGAAACTGGAGTCCAGTGTGAGCACTGGTCGTAAAT GGTTCAGACTAGGCAATGTGGTACATGCTATACAGGCAACTGAGCAGAGCATTCATGCCACTGACCTGGTACCTCGCTTATGCTTAACATTAGCCAACCTGAACCGTGTGATTTATTTCATCTGTGACACCATCCTCTGGGTGAGGAGCGTAGGTCTCACCTCTGGCATCAACAAAGAGAAATGGCGAACGAGGGCTGCCCACCACTACTGCTTTTCTCTTCTGCTGAGCCTGGTCAGGGATCTGTATGAAATCTCCCTGCAGATGAAACGAGTTACACGTGACagggcaaagaaagagaaatcagcATCCCAGGATTCTCTTGGGTACAGTGTGGCTGCTGAGGAAACAGAATGGCTCCAATCCTTTCTACTTCTCTTATTCCGATCTCTGAAGCAGCATCCTCCCTTGCTTCTGGACACGGTGAAGAACCTTTGTGATATCCTGAACCCTTTGGACCAGCTGGGGATCTATAAGTCCAATCCTGGCATCACTGGACTTGGAGGTCTTGTGTCCTCTATAGCCGGCATGATCACTGTggcatatcctcagatgaagttgAAGACCCGTTAG
- the PEX11A gene encoding peroxisomal membrane protein 11A isoform X3 has product MKRVTRDRAKKEKSASQDSLGYSVAAEETEWLQSFLLLLFRSLKQHPPLLLDTVKNLCDILNPLDQLGIYKSNPGITGLGGLVSSIAGMITVAYPQMKLKTR; this is encoded by the coding sequence ATGAAACGAGTTACACGTGACagggcaaagaaagagaaatcagcATCCCAGGATTCTCTTGGGTACAGTGTGGCTGCTGAGGAAACAGAATGGCTCCAATCCTTTCTACTTCTCTTATTCCGATCTCTGAAGCAGCATCCTCCCTTGCTTCTGGACACGGTGAAGAACCTTTGTGATATCCTGAACCCTTTGGACCAGCTGGGGATCTATAAGTCCAATCCTGGCATCACTGGACTTGGAGGTCTTGTGTCCTCTATAGCCGGCATGATCACTGTggcatatcctcagatgaagttgAAGACCCGTTAG
- the PEX11A gene encoding peroxisomal membrane protein 11A isoform X2: MDAFIRFTNQTQGRDRLFRATQYTCMLLRYLLEPKAGKKKVVMKLKKLESSVSTGRKSNLNRVIYFICDTILWVRSVGLTSGINKEKWRTRAAHHYCFSLLLSLVRDLYEISLQMKRVTRDRAKKEKSASQDSLGYSVAAEETEWLQSFLLLLFRSLKQHPPLLLDTVKNLCDILNPLDQLGIYKSNPGITGLGGLVSSIAGMITVAYPQMKLKTR; encoded by the exons ATGGACGCCTTCATCCGCTTCACCAACCAGACCCAGGGCCGGGACCGACTCTTCAG aGCCACTCAGTACACATGCATGTTGCTTAGATATTTGTTAGAGCCTAAAGCTGGCAAAAAGAAGGTGGTAATGAAGCTCAAGAAACTGGAGTCCAGTGTGAGCACTGGTCGTAAAT CCAACCTGAACCGTGTGATTTATTTCATCTGTGACACCATCCTCTGGGTGAGGAGCGTAGGTCTCACCTCTGGCATCAACAAAGAGAAATGGCGAACGAGGGCTGCCCACCACTACTGCTTTTCTCTTCTGCTGAGCCTGGTCAGGGATCTGTATGAAATCTCCCTGCAGATGAAACGAGTTACACGTGACagggcaaagaaagagaaatcagcATCCCAGGATTCTCTTGGGTACAGTGTGGCTGCTGAGGAAACAGAATGGCTCCAATCCTTTCTACTTCTCTTATTCCGATCTCTGAAGCAGCATCCTCCCTTGCTTCTGGACACGGTGAAGAACCTTTGTGATATCCTGAACCCTTTGGACCAGCTGGGGATCTATAAGTCCAATCCTGGCATCACTGGACTTGGAGGTCTTGTGTCCTCTATAGCCGGCATGATCACTGTggcatatcctcagatgaagttgAAGACCCGTTAG